Proteins from a genomic interval of Yoonia sp. GPGPB17:
- a CDS encoding ABC transporter permease, which yields MALPAYASTGQRVWHYSFRVICGLIFFFLIAPILVIIPLSFNAQNFFTFTPEMLALDPAGYSTKHYEDFFTNSDWQLALRNSLRIAPVATILSVTLGTLAAIGLSQSHVPFRRAIMAILISPMIVPLIISATGMYFFYSNPYIPTPFGKIELPFTLTGTYWGVVLAHAALGIPFVIITVTATLVGFDQSLTRAAANMGAGPVTTFFKIQMPLILPGVVSGGLFAFITSFDEVVVVLFVGSAGQKTLPWQMFTGLREQISPTILAVATILIGISVLLLFTLELLRRRSERLRGMSPT from the coding sequence ATGGCACTGCCAGCATATGCAAGCACCGGTCAGCGCGTCTGGCACTACAGTTTCCGCGTGATCTGCGGGTTGATCTTTTTCTTCCTGATCGCACCGATTCTGGTAATCATCCCGCTGTCGTTTAACGCCCAGAATTTCTTTACTTTCACCCCAGAGATGCTGGCGCTTGATCCGGCCGGGTATTCAACGAAACACTACGAGGATTTCTTCACCAACTCTGACTGGCAACTCGCGCTGCGCAACTCGCTGCGCATTGCGCCGGTGGCGACGATCCTGTCAGTAACGCTTGGTACATTGGCGGCTATCGGTCTGTCACAAAGCCACGTACCATTTCGCCGGGCCATCATGGCGATTTTGATTTCGCCGATGATCGTTCCGCTGATCATCTCGGCGACGGGCATGTATTTCTTCTACTCCAATCCTTACATCCCCACGCCATTCGGAAAGATTGAACTGCCCTTCACGCTGACGGGCACCTATTGGGGCGTTGTGCTGGCGCATGCGGCCCTTGGTATCCCCTTTGTGATCATCACCGTGACAGCAACCCTTGTTGGATTTGACCAGTCGCTAACCCGTGCCGCGGCCAATATGGGGGCCGGACCTGTGACGACCTTTTTCAAGATCCAGATGCCGTTGATTCTGCCAGGCGTCGTATCAGGCGGGTTGTTTGCTTTCATCACGTCGTTTGACGAGGTTGTTGTGGTGCTGTTTGTCGGTTCAGCCGGACAAAAGACACTGCCGTGGCAGATGTTTACCGGGCTGCGCGAGCAAATCAGCCCGACCATTCTGGCGGTTGCGACGATCCTGATCGGAATCTCGGTGCTGTTGCTGTTTACGCTAGAGCTTTTGCGCCGCCGGTCCGAGCGTTTGCGGGGTATGTCACCGACCTAG
- a CDS encoding ABC transporter permease, which produces MTEVLAADGRPLKASLNRALRRQKLRALALIAPLLLFILVSFVMPIGDMLFRSVENQIVSETLPRTVTALEDWDANSDEAPGEAVFAALYTDMALATEYKTHTRLGSRLNYEMTGISSLFRKSGRGVGRFDTDTYTNAFQEADPAYADPAQWSAWMQDANVRTSLPETAATYDAWAQMIVEAEGDVPSEEEPWDFVYTALYKEVMAGAQPPIAVDLSDIVPISLQAQFADIDEDWLDPDVWQTIKIYAPSYTSGYFLNSVDLAKGADGIETRPENEQIYITLFVRTMVMSLSIMGMCVLLGYPIAWLLANLPDRKANLLMILVLLPFWTSLLVRTSAWKVLLQQQGVINDVLVWIGIVADDGRLQLINNQTGTIIAMTHILLPFMILPLYSVMKTIPPSYLRAAKSLGANDWTAFWRVYFPQSVPGIGAGCILVFILAIGYYITPELVGGTKGVFISNRIAFHISSSLNWGLAAALGSILLAVVLILYWVYDKIVGIDNVKLGARTWHCQHMQAPVSASGTTVSA; this is translated from the coding sequence GTGACAGAAGTACTGGCAGCAGATGGGCGGCCCCTAAAGGCGTCGCTGAACCGTGCGTTACGACGCCAGAAACTGCGCGCACTTGCGCTAATCGCGCCTCTTTTGCTTTTCATTCTGGTCTCGTTTGTGATGCCGATTGGCGACATGCTGTTCCGCTCGGTCGAAAACCAGATCGTATCAGAGACTTTGCCGCGCACGGTCACAGCACTTGAAGACTGGGACGCCAACAGTGATGAGGCACCGGGCGAAGCGGTCTTTGCCGCGCTTTATACCGACATGGCGCTGGCAACCGAATACAAGACCCACACCCGCCTTGGCAGTCGCCTGAACTATGAGATGACAGGGATTTCGTCACTGTTCCGCAAATCGGGCCGCGGTGTCGGGCGTTTTGACACGGATACCTATACAAACGCTTTTCAGGAAGCCGATCCTGCCTACGCCGACCCGGCGCAATGGTCCGCATGGATGCAGGACGCCAACGTGCGCACAAGCCTGCCCGAAACCGCCGCGACCTATGATGCATGGGCGCAGATGATTGTTGAGGCCGAAGGCGACGTCCCCTCCGAGGAAGAGCCTTGGGATTTCGTTTATACCGCGCTTTACAAAGAGGTGATGGCCGGAGCGCAGCCCCCCATCGCCGTTGATCTGTCTGATATCGTGCCGATCTCATTGCAAGCACAGTTTGCCGATATTGATGAGGATTGGTTGGATCCGGATGTCTGGCAAACCATTAAGATTTATGCGCCTTCGTACACCAGCGGCTATTTTCTGAATTCCGTAGATCTGGCCAAAGGGGCCGACGGGATCGAAACGCGGCCCGAAAACGAACAGATTTATATCACCCTATTTGTGCGCACGATGGTCATGTCGTTGTCGATCATGGGAATGTGCGTGTTGCTGGGTTATCCTATTGCTTGGTTGCTGGCGAACCTGCCCGACCGCAAGGCGAACCTTTTGATGATCCTTGTGCTGTTGCCGTTCTGGACTTCCTTGTTGGTGCGGACATCTGCATGGAAAGTGCTGTTACAACAGCAAGGTGTGATCAATGATGTGTTGGTCTGGATCGGGATTGTCGCCGATGATGGCCGGTTGCAGCTGATCAACAACCAGACCGGTACGATCATTGCCATGACGCATATTCTGCTGCCGTTCATGATCCTGCCGTTGTATTCTGTGATGAAGACGATTCCGCCCAGCTATCTGCGCGCCGCCAAATCATTGGGCGCCAACGATTGGACGGCATTCTGGCGGGTGTATTTTCCGCAGTCCGTGCCGGGCATTGGCGCCGGGTGTATCCTCGTGTTCATCCTCGCTATTGGATACTACATCACGCCCGAACTGGTGGGTGGCACCAAGGGTGTCTTTATCTCGAACCGGATCGCGTTCCATATCTCATCCTCGCTGAACTGGGGACTGGCGGCGGCGCTTGGGTCAATCCTGCTGGCTGTCGTGCTGATCCTCTATTGGGTCTACGACAAGATTGTCGGCATCGATAACGTGAAATTGGGGGCTAGGACATGGCACTGCCAGCATATGCAAGCACCGGTCAGCGCGTCTGGCACTACAGTTTCCGCGTGA